The Actinomadura sp. WMMB 499 genome includes a window with the following:
- a CDS encoding glycoside hydrolase family 3 protein translates to MRHPLRPATRIGRIMIALAVTTAVPSAIAAQPAVAQERTAPYLDPRRPVDERVDDLLGRMTLAEKAGQMAQAERAAVAGDPEMIGRVGLGSVLSGGGSTPAENTPEGWADMVDGFQARAVGTRLKIPLLYGVDSVHGHNNLVGATVFPHNIGLGATRDPALVRRAAEITAEETRATGPQWTFAPCVCVSRDLRWGRTYEAFGEDPRLVTSMTTAVEGYQGRRPSRDLDEREHVLATAKHFAGDGDTRFGSSTTGTYTIDQGVTVTDRKSFWRTNVVPYIRAIKKYDVGSVMPSFSSVDWTENGEGDPLKMHAHKELLTGALKGGIGFEGFVISDWEAIKQIPGDYPTQVRTAVNAGVDMFMEPYNAPQFVETLIAEVEAGRVATSRIDDAVGRILTAKFELGLFERPYTDRTNASRIGSREHRAVAREAVAKSQVLLKNDGRALPLDRRDDIYVAGVNADDIGNQAGGWTVTWQGQSGDIIPGTTILEGIEGHAGDVTYSADASAPTDGADVGVVVVGETPYAEGVGDVGNGHTLNLSAADRANVEKVCAAIETCVVLDVAGRPQIVTDLLPEMDAFVMSWLPGSEGGGVADVLFGRRPFTGKLPVSWPRTEAQEPINIGDRDYDPLFRYGHGLRTRGHHR, encoded by the coding sequence TTGCGACACCCCCTCAGACCCGCCACCCGGATCGGGCGGATCATGATCGCGCTGGCGGTGACCACGGCGGTGCCGTCGGCCATCGCGGCCCAGCCCGCGGTGGCCCAGGAACGGACCGCCCCCTACCTCGACCCTCGCCGTCCCGTCGACGAGCGCGTCGACGACCTGCTCGGCAGGATGACGCTCGCCGAGAAGGCCGGCCAGATGGCGCAGGCCGAACGCGCCGCCGTCGCCGGGGACCCCGAGATGATCGGCCGTGTCGGGCTCGGCTCGGTGCTGTCGGGCGGCGGCTCGACGCCCGCCGAGAACACCCCCGAGGGCTGGGCCGACATGGTGGACGGGTTCCAGGCCCGCGCCGTCGGCACGCGCCTGAAGATCCCGCTGCTCTACGGGGTCGACTCGGTGCACGGCCACAACAACCTCGTCGGCGCCACCGTCTTCCCGCACAACATCGGCCTCGGCGCCACCCGCGACCCGGCGCTCGTGCGCCGCGCCGCCGAGATCACCGCCGAGGAGACCCGCGCGACCGGCCCGCAGTGGACGTTCGCGCCGTGCGTCTGCGTGTCCCGCGACCTCCGCTGGGGACGCACGTACGAGGCGTTCGGCGAGGATCCGCGGCTCGTCACGAGCATGACCACCGCCGTCGAGGGCTACCAGGGCCGCCGCCCGTCCCGTGACCTGGACGAGCGCGAGCACGTCCTCGCGACCGCCAAGCACTTCGCGGGCGACGGCGACACGAGGTTCGGATCGTCCACCACCGGCACGTACACGATCGACCAGGGCGTCACGGTCACCGACCGGAAGTCGTTCTGGAGGACGAACGTCGTCCCGTACATCCGGGCGATCAAGAAGTACGACGTTGGCAGCGTCATGCCGTCCTTCTCCAGCGTCGACTGGACCGAGAATGGCGAGGGCGACCCGCTGAAAATGCACGCCCACAAGGAACTGCTGACCGGGGCCCTCAAGGGCGGCATCGGCTTCGAGGGCTTCGTGATCAGCGACTGGGAGGCGATCAAGCAGATCCCGGGCGACTACCCGACGCAGGTCCGCACCGCCGTCAACGCGGGCGTGGACATGTTCATGGAGCCCTACAACGCTCCGCAGTTCGTGGAGACGCTGATCGCCGAGGTCGAGGCCGGACGCGTCGCGACGTCCCGCATCGACGACGCGGTGGGCCGCATCCTGACCGCGAAGTTCGAGCTCGGGCTGTTCGAGCGCCCGTACACCGACCGGACGAACGCGTCCCGGATCGGCTCCCGCGAGCACCGGGCCGTCGCGCGCGAGGCCGTCGCGAAGTCGCAGGTGCTGCTGAAGAACGACGGCCGGGCACTGCCCCTCGACCGCCGCGACGACATCTACGTCGCCGGGGTGAACGCCGACGACATCGGCAACCAGGCGGGCGGCTGGACCGTCACCTGGCAGGGGCAGTCCGGCGACATCATCCCCGGCACCACGATCCTGGAGGGCATCGAGGGCCACGCGGGCGACGTCACCTACAGCGCCGACGCGTCCGCGCCGACCGACGGCGCCGACGTGGGCGTCGTCGTGGTCGGCGAGACCCCGTACGCGGAGGGCGTCGGCGACGTCGGCAACGGCCACACGCTGAACCTCTCCGCGGCCGACCGGGCGAACGTCGAGAAGGTCTGCGCCGCCATCGAGACCTGCGTCGTCCTGGACGTCGCGGGCCGCCCGCAGATCGTGACCGACCTCCTGCCGGAGATGGACGCGTTCGTCATGTCCTGGCTGCCCGGCAGCGAGGGCGGAGGCGTCGCGGACGTCCTGTTCGGCCGCCGCCCGTTCACCGGGAAGCTCCCGGTCTCCTGGCCGCGCACCGAGGCCCAGGAACCGATCAACATCGGCGACCGCGACTACGACCCGCTGTTCCGCTACGGCCACGGCCTCCGCACGCGGGGCCACCACCGCTGA
- a CDS encoding RNA-binding S4 domain-containing protein, with product MAEDGSVRIDLWLWSVRLIKTRSQATAACKAGHVRVNDERAKAATAVKPGDEIRLRHEGRERLVVVRKVIRKRVGAPVAAECLTDKSPPPPPRDAFMPVRRDRGTGRPTKRDRRELDRLRALNGQSKGFTG from the coding sequence ATGGCAGAAGACGGGTCGGTGCGGATCGACCTCTGGCTCTGGTCCGTGCGGCTGATCAAGACGCGTTCGCAGGCGACGGCGGCCTGCAAGGCCGGGCACGTCCGCGTGAACGACGAGCGCGCCAAGGCCGCGACGGCGGTGAAGCCGGGCGACGAGATCCGGCTGCGGCACGAGGGCCGCGAGCGCCTCGTCGTCGTCCGGAAGGTGATCCGCAAGCGGGTCGGCGCGCCGGTCGCGGCGGAGTGCCTGACCGACAAGAGCCCGCCCCCGCCGCCGCGCGACGCGTTCATGCCGGTGCGCAGGGACCGCGGTACCGGCCGTCCGACCAAGCGCGACCGCCGCGAACTCGACCGCCTCCGCGCCCTCAACGGGCAGTCGAAGGGCTTCACCGGCTGA
- a CDS encoding arylsulfotransferase family protein translates to MRLTRRRFLVLGGAAGLTGGAALVSGTANPRGAETPAAAPATGPYVTMPELRPPAMSARRGGVPEKGLLFVGPFRGTAHADGLIVDDEGEPVWMRPSQLTITDLRVQEYEGRPVLTYWEGERRTGGYGWGNGIILDTSYRKIAEVRAGGGAGVHVDLHEFRLTDRGTALIVAYPLVRADMRAVGGPRDGHVFDNRVQEIDIRTGRVLFDWSALEHIDIAETVTPLADNADGTDGKPFDPVHVNSVEADGDALLLSARNTSALYRIDRRTGRIRWRLGGTHGDFELGEGVEFHWQHDARRRPDGTITLFDNAITEKETGSSRGIALKVDERAGTADLVWEYTDDVTFAHYMANMQILPGGNVLLGYGSTASVIEYTPGGDVVYELKTGQSSYRAYRHAWTGRPETPPLVASRPVSGGMRLYASWNGATEVAAWRFLTGPSASRLSPATTVRRSGFETSAKVDRAASAVAVALDAHGAELGRSAPLSTRDGANTAV, encoded by the coding sequence ATGCGCCTCACACGTCGAAGGTTCCTCGTCCTCGGTGGCGCCGCCGGGCTCACCGGCGGCGCGGCTCTCGTCAGCGGGACGGCGAACCCGCGCGGAGCCGAGACCCCCGCCGCCGCTCCCGCCACCGGCCCGTACGTGACGATGCCGGAGCTGCGGCCCCCGGCGATGTCCGCGCGGCGCGGCGGCGTCCCCGAGAAGGGACTGCTGTTCGTCGGCCCGTTCCGGGGCACCGCGCACGCCGACGGCCTGATCGTCGACGACGAGGGCGAGCCCGTCTGGATGCGGCCGTCCCAGCTGACGATCACCGACCTGCGCGTGCAGGAGTACGAGGGCCGTCCCGTCCTGACGTACTGGGAGGGCGAGCGGCGCACCGGCGGCTACGGCTGGGGCAACGGGATCATCCTCGACACCTCCTACCGGAAGATCGCCGAGGTGCGCGCGGGCGGCGGCGCGGGCGTCCACGTCGACCTGCACGAGTTCCGGCTCACCGACCGGGGCACCGCGCTGATCGTCGCGTATCCGCTGGTCCGGGCCGACATGCGCGCGGTCGGCGGCCCGCGGGACGGGCACGTCTTCGACAACCGGGTGCAGGAGATCGACATCCGGACCGGCCGGGTCCTGTTCGACTGGAGCGCCCTCGAGCACATCGACATCGCCGAGACCGTCACCCCCCTCGCCGACAACGCCGACGGGACGGACGGCAAGCCCTTCGACCCCGTGCACGTCAACTCGGTCGAGGCGGACGGCGACGCCCTCCTGCTCTCCGCGCGCAACACCAGCGCCCTCTACCGGATCGACCGGCGGACCGGCCGGATCCGGTGGCGGCTCGGCGGCACCCACGGCGACTTCGAGCTCGGCGAGGGCGTCGAGTTCCACTGGCAGCACGACGCGCGCCGCCGGCCCGACGGGACGATCACGCTGTTCGACAACGCGATCACCGAGAAGGAGACCGGCTCGTCCCGCGGGATCGCCCTCAAGGTCGACGAGCGGGCCGGGACCGCCGACCTCGTGTGGGAGTACACCGACGACGTCACGTTCGCGCACTACATGGCGAACATGCAGATCCTCCCCGGCGGCAACGTGCTCCTCGGCTACGGCTCCACCGCCTCCGTGATCGAGTACACCCCGGGCGGCGACGTCGTCTACGAGCTCAAGACCGGCCAGTCGTCCTACCGCGCCTACCGGCACGCGTGGACCGGGCGGCCCGAGACGCCCCCGCTGGTCGCGTCCCGTCCGGTGTCCGGCGGCATGCGGCTGTACGCGAGCTGGAACGGCGCCACCGAGGTCGCCGCGTGGCGGTTCCTCACCGGGCCGTCCGCGTCCCGGCTGTCGCCCGCGACGACCGTCCGGCGCTCCGGCTTCGAGACGTCCGCGAAGGTCGACCGGGCCGCGTCCGCCGTCGCCGTCGCGCTCGACGCACACGGCGCCGAACTGGGTCGCTCCGCCCCGCTCAGCACGCGCGACGGCGCGAACACCGCCGTCTGA
- a CDS encoding acetate uptake transporter gives MAERREESAGHREEPAVRRDESAGRRAESGGHRAESVASAAPGVRELERDEFGVWEDRTRVFLQPVAAPSILGLFGLAAAAMMVGAWQADWYGNPTTPLVLSLFVLTFGGLAQLLAGMWSYRAQDGLATAVHGLWGAFWLAWGLMWLLIATGVFPVALAPTFGTTSPAFAFWFVVLALVTGFCAVAALGRNMMLTLLLAALAVGAGFTAAGFFAGSTWPLRIGGWLFVVAAAIAVYTAAAMMMENTVGRTVLPLFKTRRGRYVPEGPGPSRPLEYRYGQPGVKIGQ, from the coding sequence ATGGCGGAACGGAGAGAAGAATCCGCGGGACACCGGGAAGAGCCCGCGGTGCGGCGGGACGAGTCCGCGGGGCGCCGCGCGGAGTCCGGGGGACACCGGGCGGAGTCCGTCGCGTCCGCGGCTCCAGGGGTCCGCGAGCTGGAGCGTGACGAGTTCGGCGTGTGGGAGGACCGGACGCGGGTGTTCCTGCAGCCGGTCGCCGCACCGTCGATCCTCGGGCTCTTCGGGCTCGCGGCCGCGGCCATGATGGTCGGTGCGTGGCAGGCGGACTGGTACGGGAACCCGACCACGCCGCTGGTGCTGTCCCTCTTCGTCCTCACGTTCGGGGGGCTCGCGCAACTGCTGGCGGGCATGTGGTCCTACCGGGCCCAGGACGGCCTGGCCACCGCCGTGCACGGCCTGTGGGGGGCGTTCTGGCTGGCCTGGGGGCTGATGTGGCTGCTGATCGCCACGGGCGTGTTCCCCGTCGCGCTGGCTCCCACCTTCGGCACGACCAGCCCGGCGTTCGCGTTCTGGTTCGTGGTCCTGGCGCTCGTCACCGGGTTCTGCGCGGTGGCGGCACTGGGCCGGAACATGATGCTGACGCTGCTGCTCGCGGCGCTGGCCGTCGGCGCCGGATTCACCGCCGCGGGGTTCTTCGCGGGGTCGACCTGGCCGCTGCGCATCGGCGGCTGGCTGTTCGTGGTGGCCGCGGCGATCGCGGTCTACACGGCGGCGGCGATGATGATGGAGAACACCGTCGGCCGGACCGTGCTGCCGCTGTTCAAGACCCGCAGGGGCAGGTACGTCCCCGAGGGGCCCGGTCCGAGCAGGCCGCTGGAGTACCGCTACGGCCAGCCCGGCGTCAAGATCGGCCAGTGA
- a CDS encoding GAP family protein, which translates to MGEVIGALLPLAVGIAVSPIPIIAVVLMLLAPRARETGPGFLAGWTAGVVAATTVLVLIADAIGTTAATGDPKTPVSVIVLLLGVLALVLAIRQWTDRPRHGAAADLPGWTRTIDRLTPARAASLGFLLSALNPKNLTMCVAAGVTVSQGRLGAGLQIVAVAAFTVLAVCTVAAPVIAYVAAPDRMRGPLDGLREWLERNSATVTSVLLLVIGVVLLGRGMGGLID; encoded by the coding sequence ATGGGCGAGGTCATCGGAGCGTTGCTGCCGCTGGCGGTGGGGATCGCCGTCAGCCCGATCCCGATCATCGCGGTGGTCCTCATGCTGCTGGCGCCCCGGGCGCGCGAGACGGGCCCGGGATTCCTGGCCGGCTGGACGGCCGGCGTCGTGGCGGCGACGACGGTGCTGGTGCTGATCGCCGATGCGATCGGGACGACCGCCGCGACCGGCGACCCGAAGACACCGGTCTCGGTGATCGTGCTGCTGCTGGGCGTGCTCGCGCTGGTGCTCGCGATCCGGCAGTGGACCGACCGTCCCCGCCACGGGGCCGCGGCCGACCTGCCGGGCTGGACGAGGACGATCGACCGCCTCACCCCGGCCCGCGCCGCGTCGCTGGGGTTCCTGCTGTCCGCGCTGAACCCGAAGAACCTGACGATGTGCGTCGCCGCGGGCGTCACCGTCTCCCAGGGCCGTCTCGGGGCCGGCCTCCAGATCGTGGCCGTCGCCGCCTTCACCGTGCTCGCGGTCTGCACCGTGGCGGCCCCGGTGATCGCCTACGTCGCGGCCCCCGACCGCATGCGAGGCCCGCTGGACGGCCTGCGGGAGTGGCTGGAGCGCAACAGCGCCACGGTGACGTCCGTGCTGCTGCTGGTCATCGGCGTCGTGCTGCTCGGCCGGGGCATGGGCGGCCTCATCGACTGA
- a CDS encoding DUF2382 domain-containing protein, whose protein sequence is MQTQTQVRELMGMSVSDTNGTKVGTIKQVYLNDDSGSPEWITVHTGWFGMRESFVPLTGSHKEADMLQVPYDKETIKGAPNVDADEHLSHAQIVDLYRHYGVRPPAGGRTGGETGEKAGRERPETPAEGRAEGRAAPSGTTGAAGAAGAAGAAGAAGMAVRPDRTKRDAGTAAPDARAGSAMPGQRTGTDRTRTDRTRTEAERATAGTTAGTGAETPVTEIVRCEEQIHVGTERHEAGRVRVRKWIETEMVERTVPCGHDEIKVDREPVGEVQPGTRVTITEDDKEIVLYEERPVVTKEAVPVERVRIRTERVEDEQTVRSELRKERVEVTREDEARGEQPARGKR, encoded by the coding sequence GTGCAGACACAGACACAGGTGCGGGAGCTCATGGGAATGAGCGTCTCCGACACCAACGGGACCAAGGTCGGCACGATCAAGCAGGTCTACCTCAACGACGACTCCGGCTCCCCCGAGTGGATCACGGTGCACACCGGATGGTTCGGGATGCGGGAGAGCTTCGTGCCGCTGACGGGCTCGCACAAGGAAGCGGACATGCTCCAGGTCCCCTACGACAAGGAGACCATCAAGGGCGCGCCGAACGTCGACGCCGACGAGCACCTGTCCCACGCCCAGATCGTCGACCTGTACCGGCACTACGGGGTGCGCCCCCCGGCGGGCGGCCGCACCGGGGGCGAGACCGGCGAGAAGGCCGGGCGGGAGCGCCCCGAGACCCCGGCCGAGGGCCGGGCCGAAGGCCGCGCCGCACCGTCCGGGACCACCGGCGCCGCGGGCGCCGCGGGGGCCGCCGGGGCGGCGGGTGCCGCGGGCATGGCCGTCCGCCCCGACCGGACGAAGCGCGATGCCGGCACCGCGGCTCCCGACGCCCGGGCCGGTTCGGCGATGCCCGGGCAGCGCACGGGCACCGACCGGACGCGCACCGACCGGACGCGAACCGAGGCGGAGCGCGCGACGGCCGGGACGACCGCCGGAACGGGCGCCGAGACCCCGGTGACGGAGATCGTCCGCTGCGAGGAGCAGATCCATGTGGGCACCGAGCGGCACGAGGCCGGACGCGTGCGGGTGCGCAAGTGGATCGAGACCGAGATGGTGGAGCGGACGGTGCCGTGCGGGCACGACGAGATCAAGGTCGATCGGGAGCCGGTCGGCGAGGTGCAGCCGGGCACCCGCGTGACGATCACCGAGGACGACAAGGAGATCGTGCTCTACGAGGAGCGGCCGGTCGTGACCAAGGAGGCGGTCCCGGTCGAGCGGGTGCGGATCCGCACCGAGCGGGTCGAGGACGAGCAGACCGTGCGCAGCGAGCTGCGCAAGGAGCGCGTCGAGGTGACCCGCGAGGACGAGGCGCGCGGCGAGCAGCCCGCGCGGGGGAAGCGCTAG